Proteins encoded in a region of the Streptomyces sp. NBC_00513 genome:
- the rpe gene encoding ribulose-phosphate 3-epimerase has product MAVQINPSILSADFSRLAEEARAVEGADWLHVDVMDNHFVPNLTLGMPIVESLSRASDIPLDLHLMIEDPDRWAPQYVEAGAGSVTFHAEAAAAPVRLAREIRAKGARASMALKPATPIEQYEDLLPELDMVLIMTVEPGFGGQAFLDIMLPKIRRTRELIAKHGLELWLQVDGGVSASTIERVAEAGADVFVAGSAVYGAVDPAAAVRTLREQASAAIAAAPWGCDH; this is encoded by the coding sequence CGGCTCGCCGAAGAGGCCAGGGCCGTCGAGGGCGCCGACTGGCTGCACGTCGACGTCATGGACAACCATTTCGTCCCGAACCTCACCCTCGGCATGCCGATCGTGGAGTCCCTGAGCCGGGCCTCGGACATCCCGCTCGACCTGCACCTCATGATCGAGGACCCCGACCGCTGGGCGCCGCAGTACGTGGAGGCCGGCGCGGGATCGGTCACCTTCCACGCCGAGGCCGCCGCCGCGCCGGTGCGCCTCGCGCGGGAGATCCGGGCCAAGGGGGCGCGGGCGTCGATGGCGCTCAAGCCGGCCACGCCGATCGAACAGTACGAGGACCTGCTCCCCGAGCTGGACATGGTGCTGATCATGACGGTGGAGCCCGGCTTCGGCGGACAGGCCTTCCTCGACATCATGCTGCCCAAGATCCGGCGTACCCGGGAGCTGATCGCCAAGCACGGGCTGGAGCTCTGGCTCCAGGTCGACGGCGGGGTGTCGGCCTCGACGATCGAGCGGGTCGCCGAGGCGGGCGCGGACGTGTTCGTCGCCGGGAGCGCGGTCTACGGCGCGGTCGACCCGGCCGCCGCCGTGCGGACGCTGCGTGAGCAGGCGAGTGCGGCCATCGCCGCCGCGCCCTGGGGTTGCGACCACTGA
- a CDS encoding group II truncated hemoglobin, giving the protein MSASPDTTPTIYEWMGGEEAMNRLADTFYGHALRDEILAPVFAGMDAEHPRHVAVWLSEVFGGPKDYTAHHGGHRHMATKHLGRGITEKQRRRWVDLLLDTADEVELPTDPEFRAVFVYYIEWGTRMALIYSGANPPPVDAADIPVWSWGQTPPWVPKPPKTP; this is encoded by the coding sequence ATGAGCGCCTCGCCCGACACCACCCCCACCATCTACGAGTGGATGGGCGGCGAGGAGGCGATGAACCGCCTCGCCGACACCTTCTACGGACACGCGCTGCGCGACGAGATCCTCGCCCCGGTCTTCGCCGGCATGGACGCGGAGCATCCCCGGCACGTCGCCGTCTGGCTGTCGGAGGTCTTCGGCGGCCCGAAGGACTACACCGCCCACCACGGCGGCCACCGGCACATGGCCACCAAGCACCTGGGCCGAGGCATCACCGAGAAGCAGCGCCGCCGCTGGGTGGACCTGCTGCTCGACACCGCCGACGAGGTCGAGCTCCCGACGGACCCCGAGTTCCGGGCGGTCTTCGTCTACTACATCGAATGGGGGACCCGGATGGCGCTGATCTACTCGGGCGCCAATCCCCCGCCGGTCGACGCGGCCGACATCCCGGTCTGGTCCTGGGGCCAGACCCCGCCGTGGGTCCCCAAGCCGCCCAAGACCCCGTGA
- a CDS encoding FAD-dependent oxidoreductase produces the protein MSAAREGARVAPAGSGTAAERTENRKPVILAVDDDPQVLRAVRRDLRSAYGDRYRVLGASSAADALKILDSLDERGHDPALFLVDQRMPDVTGVEFLLEAVSRFPDARRVLLTAYAETDAAITAINRVRLDYYLLKPWDPPHERLFPVLDDLLSDWLANYRPAYDGIIVAGHLVSPGTHAVRDFFTRNGQPFRFLNVERDPEALTVIASAHADAALPLVRFPDGTVLSAPTDTQLAQRLGLATTASRPHYECVIVGAGPAGLAAGVYSASEGLSTLMLDSRAPGGQAGTSSLIENYLGFPSGLSGGDLTRRATIQASRFGAEILHPVEVVSLTRDDPAKILTLADGTEISAETVLLATGVSYNRLQAPGADRFEGAGLYYGAATTESSACISQHVFIVGGANSAGQAAVHFAKYAARVTILVRAASLDDSMSRYLIDEIERTPNIEVRVRTTVVSLDGDEHLERLTLHDAETGEDKEVPARFMFTFIGARPHTDWLAGVVERDEYGFVLTGSDLIANGGELPQEWSLERAPYPLETSVPGVFAAGDVRAHSVKRVASGVGEGAMAVSLIHRYRSMG, from the coding sequence GTGAGCGCGGCCCGGGAGGGGGCCCGCGTCGCCCCCGCGGGGAGCGGCACCGCCGCCGAACGCACCGAGAACCGCAAGCCCGTCATCCTGGCCGTGGACGACGACCCGCAGGTCCTGCGCGCCGTCCGTCGGGACCTGCGCAGCGCCTACGGCGACCGGTACCGGGTGCTCGGCGCCTCCTCCGCCGCCGACGCGTTGAAGATCCTGGACTCCCTCGACGAACGCGGTCACGACCCGGCGCTCTTCCTCGTCGACCAGCGGATGCCGGACGTCACGGGGGTCGAGTTCCTGTTGGAGGCGGTCAGCCGCTTCCCCGACGCCCGCCGGGTCCTGCTGACGGCGTACGCGGAGACCGACGCGGCGATCACCGCCATCAACCGGGTCCGGCTGGACTACTACCTGCTCAAGCCGTGGGACCCGCCCCACGAGCGGCTCTTCCCCGTCCTGGACGACCTGCTCTCGGACTGGCTCGCCAACTACCGGCCCGCGTACGACGGGATCATCGTCGCCGGCCACCTGGTCTCCCCCGGCACGCACGCCGTCCGGGACTTCTTCACCCGCAACGGGCAGCCGTTCCGCTTCCTGAACGTGGAGCGGGACCCCGAGGCGCTGACCGTGATCGCCTCCGCGCACGCCGACGCGGCGCTCCCCCTGGTCCGGTTCCCGGACGGGACGGTGCTCTCCGCTCCGACCGACACCCAACTCGCCCAGCGGCTGGGCCTGGCCACCACCGCCTCCCGCCCGCACTACGAGTGCGTGATCGTCGGCGCGGGCCCGGCGGGGCTGGCGGCCGGGGTCTACTCGGCGTCCGAGGGCCTGTCCACCCTGATGCTGGACTCCCGTGCCCCGGGCGGCCAGGCGGGCACCTCCAGCCTGATCGAGAACTACCTGGGTTTCCCCTCGGGCCTCTCGGGCGGGGACCTGACCCGCCGGGCGACCATCCAGGCCTCGCGCTTCGGCGCCGAGATCCTGCACCCGGTGGAGGTGGTCTCGCTGACCCGGGACGACCCGGCGAAGATCCTGACCCTGGCGGACGGCACGGAGATCAGCGCGGAGACGGTGCTGCTCGCGACCGGGGTCTCGTACAACCGGCTCCAGGCCCCCGGCGCGGACCGTTTCGAGGGCGCCGGTCTGTACTACGGAGCGGCGACCACGGAGAGTTCGGCCTGCATCTCGCAGCACGTGTTCATCGTGGGCGGCGCGAACTCGGCCGGGCAGGCGGCGGTGCACTTCGCCAAGTACGCGGCCCGGGTGACGATCCTGGTCCGGGCGGCCTCGCTCGACGACAGCATGTCCCGCTACCTGATCGACGAGATCGAGCGGACCCCCAACATCGAGGTCCGGGTGCGGACGACGGTGGTCTCGCTGGACGGTGACGAGCACCTGGAGCGGCTGACGCTGCACGACGCGGAGACCGGCGAGGACAAGGAGGTGCCGGCCCGTTTCATGTTCACCTTCATCGGCGCCCGCCCGCACACGGACTGGCTGGCGGGGGTGGTGGAGCGCGACGAGTACGGCTTCGTCCTGACCGGTTCCGACCTGATCGCCAACGGCGGGGAGCTCCCGCAGGAGTGGAGCCTGGAACGCGCGCCCTACCCCCTGGAGACGAGCGTGCCGGGGGTCTTCGCGGCGGGCGACGTGCGCGCCCACTCCGTCAAGCGGGTCGCGTCGGGGGTGGGCGAGGGGGCGATGGCGGTCTCCCTGATCCACCGCTACCGCTCGATGGGCTGA
- a CDS encoding sugar-binding transcriptional regulator, producing MSAGRSALRMGPAELVQAAAMARRFYLEGKSKIQIAEEFGVSRFKVARVLETALERDLVRIEIRVPAELDAERSDALRARYGLRHAVVVESPADATEDAPDPENLGAVAADLLGELVNEGDVLGLAWGRSTIHMAASLHRLPPCTVVQLTGVYDAGTAERGSVEAVRRAAQVSGGDAHPIYAPMLLPDPATAAALRGQTGIARAFEYFDKVTVAAVSIGSWETGISTVHDMLTDEEREHYASLGVAAEMSAHLFDAEGRRVGRDLGERCITVEADRLRRIPEVVAIAGGLRKASAIGAVLRSGLVTSLVTDTAVADYLLTESAPGLRPALERADPDD from the coding sequence ATGTCGGCGGGACGGTCAGCCCTGCGGATGGGACCCGCGGAGCTGGTGCAGGCGGCGGCCATGGCGCGCCGCTTCTACCTGGAGGGAAAGTCCAAGATCCAGATCGCCGAGGAGTTCGGCGTGAGCCGCTTCAAGGTGGCCCGGGTCCTGGAGACGGCGCTGGAACGCGATCTCGTGCGCATCGAGATCCGGGTCCCGGCCGAGCTGGACGCGGAGCGGTCGGACGCGCTCCGGGCCCGGTACGGGTTGCGCCACGCGGTCGTCGTGGAGTCGCCGGCCGACGCGACCGAGGACGCTCCCGACCCGGAGAACCTCGGCGCGGTCGCGGCCGACCTCCTCGGCGAGCTCGTCAACGAGGGCGACGTACTGGGTCTGGCGTGGGGCAGGTCGACCATTCACATGGCCGCCTCCCTGCACCGCCTGCCTCCCTGCACGGTGGTCCAGCTGACCGGCGTGTACGACGCGGGGACCGCCGAGCGCGGCTCCGTGGAGGCCGTACGCAGGGCCGCGCAGGTCTCCGGCGGCGACGCGCACCCCATCTACGCCCCCATGCTGCTGCCCGACCCGGCGACGGCCGCCGCGCTGCGCGGTCAGACGGGCATCGCGCGCGCCTTCGAGTACTTCGACAAGGTGACCGTCGCGGCCGTCTCCATCGGTTCCTGGGAGACGGGCATCTCCACGGTCCACGACATGCTGACGGACGAGGAACGGGAGCACTACGCCTCCTTGGGCGTCGCCGCCGAGATGTCCGCGCATCTGTTCGACGCCGAGGGTCGTCGGGTCGGACGGGACCTGGGCGAACGGTGCATCACCGTCGAGGCGGATCGACTGCGCCGGATCCCCGAGGTCGTGGCCATCGCGGGCGGGCTGCGCAAGGCCTCCGCGATCGGGGCCGTGCTCCGGTCGGGCCTGGTGACCAGCCTCGTCACGGACACGGCGGTGGCCGACTACCTGCTCACCGAATCCGCGCCGGGGCTGCGGCCGGCGCTGGAGCGGGCCGACCCGGACGACTGA
- a CDS encoding putative quinol monooxygenase, giving the protein MTTTVEYIRYRIAPGDQQEFEAAYARAAESLAASPECIDYELAHSEEEAERYILRIRWTSVADHLEGFRKGEQFPAFFSAIRPYVSNIEEMKHYRVTDVVGPGKAASRS; this is encoded by the coding sequence ATGACCACCACCGTCGAATACATCCGCTACCGGATCGCCCCGGGCGATCAGCAGGAGTTCGAGGCGGCGTACGCCCGGGCCGCCGAGTCGCTCGCCGCCTCGCCCGAGTGCATCGACTACGAGCTGGCCCACAGCGAGGAGGAGGCCGAGCGCTACATCCTCCGCATCCGCTGGACCTCGGTCGCGGACCACCTGGAGGGCTTCCGCAAGGGCGAGCAGTTCCCGGCGTTCTTCAGCGCGATCCGCCCGTACGTGAGCAACATCGAGGAAATGAAGCACTACCGGGTGACCGACGTGGTCGGCCCGGGGAAGGCCGCCTCCCGGTCATGA
- a CDS encoding CarD family transcriptional regulator, which yields MTKSAVPRRHLPSSPFKAPVEAPLRHFNVGDRVTHDEHGLGRVVGIEEGIAVLVDFGSVQKRILSPYTKMAAL from the coding sequence ATGACAAAGTCAGCAGTACCTCGCCGCCATTTGCCGTCCAGCCCGTTCAAGGCCCCTGTGGAAGCGCCCTTGCGGCACTTCAACGTGGGCGACCGGGTTACTCACGACGAACACGGTCTCGGCCGTGTCGTCGGTATCGAGGAGGGGATCGCCGTTCTCGTCGACTTCGGGTCGGTCCAGAAACGAATCCTGAGTCCCTACACCAAGATGGCCGCGCTCTGA
- a CDS encoding type 1 glutamine amidotransferase domain-containing protein, whose translation MSRKILVIVSEHGYWAEELIGPVSKFDERGYEVVFATPTGKRAHALPPSLDAHYVDPPLGRSVTTEENARLGREFEQSSRLDSPIDIEAWAPERPYTSDADYLPRLEQYHRDLDRLQEEIAGFDAILVVGGSGPIADLANNERVHALILAFKNAGKVVAAECYGVACLAFARDWGDRESIIRGKHVTGHCKEYDYKDGTGFLGTDFNMGPPPYPLEYILRDATGPDGAYHGNFGHPLSVIVDYPFVTGRSTPDSYLTGQKIVEVLEDGLTRYGW comes from the coding sequence GTGAGCAGAAAGATTCTGGTCATTGTCTCCGAACACGGTTACTGGGCCGAGGAATTGATCGGGCCCGTATCGAAGTTCGACGAGCGGGGCTACGAAGTCGTATTCGCCACACCCACCGGAAAGCGGGCGCACGCCCTCCCGCCGAGCCTCGACGCGCACTACGTCGACCCACCGCTGGGCCGTTCGGTGACCACCGAGGAGAACGCCCGGCTCGGCCGCGAGTTCGAGCAGTCGAGCCGACTGGACTCGCCGATCGACATCGAGGCCTGGGCCCCCGAGCGCCCGTACACCAGCGACGCGGACTACCTGCCCCGGCTGGAGCAGTACCACCGCGATCTGGACCGACTCCAGGAGGAGATCGCCGGATTCGACGCGATCCTCGTGGTGGGAGGCAGCGGGCCGATCGCGGACCTCGCCAACAACGAACGCGTACACGCCCTGATCCTGGCCTTCAAGAACGCCGGCAAGGTCGTGGCCGCCGAGTGCTACGGGGTCGCCTGCCTGGCCTTCGCCCGCGACTGGGGCGACCGCGAGAGCATCATCCGGGGCAAGCACGTGACCGGCCACTGCAAGGAATACGACTACAAGGACGGCACCGGATTCCTCGGCACCGACTTCAACATGGGGCCGCCGCCGTACCCGCTCGAATACATCCTGCGCGATGCCACCGGTCCGGACGGCGCGTACCACGGGAATTTCGGCCACCCCCTGTCGGTGATCGTCGACTACCCGTTCGTGACGGGTCGTTCCACCCCCGATTCCTATTTGACGGGGCAGAAGATCGTGGAAGTGCTGGAGGACGGTCTCACCCGTTACGGGTGGTAG
- a CDS encoding barstar family protein — protein MTLEAQPLGPALAAARKAGWTTLDLDLDGVRSKAELMRRLGETLRVPEWFGGNWDALADALIDLSWLPAAPGRLLAVTSWRGYERARPGDWETLREILEEAADFWARDDEGPPTPLTVLLADGPAADGGDSPRPPRRGPRRD, from the coding sequence ATGACCCTCGAAGCGCAGCCGCTGGGCCCGGCACTCGCCGCCGCGAGGAAGGCGGGGTGGACGACCCTGGACCTGGACCTGGACGGGGTGCGGAGCAAGGCCGAGCTGATGCGGCGCCTCGGCGAGACGCTGCGGGTCCCCGAGTGGTTCGGCGGCAACTGGGACGCTCTGGCGGACGCGCTGATCGACCTGTCGTGGCTGCCGGCGGCGCCGGGACGGCTGCTCGCGGTGACCTCCTGGCGCGGGTACGAGCGGGCCCGACCGGGTGACTGGGAGACCCTGCGCGAGATCCTGGAGGAGGCCGCGGACTTCTGGGCGCGGGACGACGAGGGACCGCCGACCCCGCTGACCGTGTTGCTGGCGGACGGGCCGGCGGCGGATGGCGGGGACTCGCCCCGGCCGCCGCGCCGCGGCCCTCGGCGGGACTGA
- a CDS encoding ribonuclease domain-containing protein encodes MIFRNVPRSLLRVLGALFLCVALVGAAGCGAKNPAPTAATPASGSASAPIGGDAAVPKWAKGMATVRADALPRQARDVLALIDKGGPYPYRQDGTVFGNFEKALPRQKRGHYHEFTVTTPGARDRGARRIVTGEGGEFFYTDDHYETFKAVLR; translated from the coding sequence ATGATCTTTCGGAACGTGCCCCGATCGTTGCTGCGTGTGCTGGGGGCGCTGTTCCTCTGTGTCGCGCTGGTCGGTGCGGCGGGCTGCGGCGCGAAGAATCCCGCGCCCACCGCCGCCACGCCTGCCTCCGGCTCGGCTTCCGCCCCCATCGGGGGCGACGCCGCCGTGCCGAAGTGGGCGAAGGGGATGGCCACGGTACGCGCGGACGCGCTGCCGCGGCAGGCGCGTGACGTGCTGGCGCTGATCGACAAGGGCGGGCCGTACCCGTACCGGCAGGACGGGACCGTCTTCGGGAACTTCGAGAAGGCACTGCCCCGGCAGAAGCGCGGTCACTACCACGAGTTCACCGTGACGACACCGGGGGCGCGCGACCGCGGGGCCCGGCGGATCGTGACGGGCGAGGGCGGGGAGTTCTTCTACACGGACGACCATTACGAGACCTTCAAGGCGGTTCTCCGATGA
- a CDS encoding UBP-type zinc finger domain-containing protein has translation MTMDLLCTHVDRIRPVKPGTEGCEECLVLGDGWVHLRMCLSCGHVGCCDSSKNRHATRHYRTTEHPIAASHEPGEDWAWCYADQLMLDPA, from the coding sequence ATGACCATGGACCTGTTGTGCACACACGTCGACCGGATACGTCCGGTGAAACCCGGCACCGAGGGCTGCGAGGAGTGCCTGGTCCTGGGGGACGGCTGGGTGCACCTGCGGATGTGCCTCAGCTGCGGGCACGTGGGCTGCTGCGACTCCTCGAAGAACCGTCACGCCACCCGGCACTACCGCACCACGGAGCACCCCATCGCGGCCTCCCACGAGCCCGGTGAGGACTGGGCCTGGTGCTACGCGGACCAGCTGATGTTGGACCCGGCGTGA